The following are encoded together in the Syngnathus scovelli strain Florida chromosome 12, RoL_Ssco_1.2, whole genome shotgun sequence genome:
- the p4ha1b gene encoding prolyl 4-hydroxylase subunit alpha-1b isoform X3 has protein sequence MYFIRKLLPCWCFLLLSCQPSLSVQDFYTSIGQMTDLLFTEKDLVTSLKDYIQAEENKLEQIKKWADKLESLTAEAIQDPEGFLGHPVNAFKLMKRLNTEWSDLESLVLSDTTDGFISNLTIQRRYFPTDDDQTGAAKALLRLQDTYKLDANTISTGNLPGAKHKTLMTAEDCFELGKIAYSDVDYYHTELWMAQALKQINDGEESTVEMVTVLDYLSYAIYQQGELERALVYTKKLLELDPEHQRAKGNVKYFEFQLEKQRKAKAEESAIEKEPEKKEVPVKKEKKQKKDRNSFTLMPERKKYEMLCRGEGIKMTPRRESRLFCRYHDNNRNPFYVLGPVKQQDEWDSPYIVRFLNIISDKEIDKVKELAKPRLRRATISNPTTGVLETAPYRISKRRATVHDPQTGKLTTALYRVSKSAWLTGYEDPIIEKINQRIEDLTGLEMDTAEELQVANYGVGGQYEPHFDFGRKDEPDAFKELGTGNRIATWLFYMSDVAAGGATVFPDVGASVQPQKGTAVFWYNLFPSGEGDYSTRHAACPVLVGNKWVSNKWIHERGQEWRRPCGLNETD, from the exons ATGTATTTTATCAG GAAGCTGCTGCCATGTTGGTGTTTCCTGTTGCTGAGCTGTCAGCCGTCACTGTCAGTCCAGGACTTTTATACCTCCATAG GCCAAATGACAGATCTGTTGTTCACCGAGAAAGACCTGGTCACATCCCTCAAGGACTATATCCAAGCTGAGGAGAACAAGTTGGAGCAGATCAAAAA GTGGGCTGATAAACTGGAATCTTTGACGGCGGAAGCCATACAAGACCCCGAGGGCTTCCTGGGCCACCCGGTCAATGCCTTCAAGCTGATGAAGCGGCTCAACACAGAGTGGAGCGACCTGGAGAGCCTCGTCCTCAGCGACACTACAGACG GTTTTATTTCCAACTTGACCATCCAGAGGCGGTACTTCCCGACTGATGACGACCAGACTGGCGCGGCCAAAGCTCTCCTCCGATTACAAGACACCTACAAACTGGATGCCAACACCATCTCCACAGGAAACCTTCCTG GAGCGAAGCACAAGACTCTCATGACAGCCGAGGACTGTTTCGAGTTGGGAAAGATCGCCTACTCGGACGTGGACTACTACCACACGGAGCTATGGATGGCGCAGGCCCTGAAACAGATCAACGATGGCGAGGAGTCCACCGTGGAGATGGTTACTGTGCTGGACTACCTCAGCTACGCTATCTACCAGCAAGGGGAGTTGGAGCGCGCCCTGGTGTACACCAAGAAGCTCCTTGAACTCG ATCCAGAACATCAGCGGGCCAAAGGCAATGTGAAGTACTTTGAGTTCCAGCTAGAGAAACAGAGAAAGGCGAAAGCAGAGGAAAGTGCCATTGAGAAGGAGCCTGAGAAGAAAGAGGTGCCAGtcaagaaggagaagaagcagaagaaggACAGGAATTCCTTCACTCTAATGCCGGAGAGGAAGAAGTACGAAATGCTGTGTCGCGGGGAGGGCATCAAAATG ACTCCCCGTAGGGAAAGCCGGCTTTTCTGccgttaccatgacaacaatCGCAACCCCTTCTACGTGCTGGGACCGGTCAAGCAGCAAGATGAGTGGGACAGCCCGTACATTGTCCGCTTCCTCAACATCATCTCTGACAAGGAAATCGACAAGGTCAAAGAGCTGGCCAAGCCGAGG CTGCGCAGAGCCACCATCTCCAACCCCACCACGGGAGTGCTGGAGACGGCGCCTTACAGGATCAGTAAAAG GCGAGCCACGGTGCATGACCCCCAAACTGGGAAGCTTACTACAGCCCTATACAGAGTCTCCAAGAG TGCTTGGCTCACAGGCTATGAAGATCCCATCATTGAAAAGATTAACCAGAGGATCGAGGATCTCACTGGTTTGGAAATGGACACAGCAGAAGAGCTGCAGGTGGCAAATTACGGCGTCGGCGGTCAGTACGAGCCCCACTTTGACTTCGGAAGG AAAGACGAGCCGGACGCCTTCAAAGAGCTGGGAACGGGCAACCGCATAGCAACGTGGCTCTTCTAC ATGAGTGACGTGGCAGCAGGGGGCGCCACAGTATTCCCAGATGTCGGCGCATCGGTTCAGCCTCAAAAG GGAACTGCAGTGTTCTGGTATAACCTCTTTCCCAGCGGGGAGGGGGACTACAGCACGCGACATGCTGCTTGTCCCGTTTTGGTGGGCAACAAGTGGG TATCAAACAAATGGATTCACGAACGGGGCCAAGAGTGGCGGCGACCATGTGGGCTAAATGAGACTGATTGA
- the p4ha1b gene encoding prolyl 4-hydroxylase subunit alpha-1b isoform X2 has product MYFIRKLLPCWCFLLLSCQPSLSVQDFYTSIGQMTDLLFTEKDLVTSLKDYIQAEENKLEQIKKWADKLESLTAEAIQDPEGFLGHPVNAFKLMKRLNTEWSDLESLVLSDTTDGFISNLTIQRRYFPTDDDQTGAAKALLRLQDTYKLDANTISTGNLPGAKHKTLMTAEDCFELGKIAYSDVDYYHTELWMAQALKQINDGEESTVEMVTVLDYLSYAIYQQGELERALVYTKKLLELDPEHQRAKGNVKYFEFQLEKQRKAKAEESAIEKEPEKKEVPVKKEKKQKKDRNSFTLMPERKKYEMLCRGEGIKMTPRRESRLFCRYHDNNRNPFYVLGPVKQQDEWDSPYIVRFLNIISDKEIDKVKELAKPRLRRATVHDPQTGKLTTALYRVSKSAWLTGYEDPIIEKINQRIEDLTGLEMDTAEELQVANYGVGGQYEPHFDFGRKDEPDAFKELGTGNRIATWLFYMSDVAAGGATVFPDVGASVQPQKGTAVFWYNLFPSGEGDYSTRHAACPVLVGNKWVSNKWIHERGQEWRRPCGLNETD; this is encoded by the exons ATGTATTTTATCAG GAAGCTGCTGCCATGTTGGTGTTTCCTGTTGCTGAGCTGTCAGCCGTCACTGTCAGTCCAGGACTTTTATACCTCCATAG GCCAAATGACAGATCTGTTGTTCACCGAGAAAGACCTGGTCACATCCCTCAAGGACTATATCCAAGCTGAGGAGAACAAGTTGGAGCAGATCAAAAA GTGGGCTGATAAACTGGAATCTTTGACGGCGGAAGCCATACAAGACCCCGAGGGCTTCCTGGGCCACCCGGTCAATGCCTTCAAGCTGATGAAGCGGCTCAACACAGAGTGGAGCGACCTGGAGAGCCTCGTCCTCAGCGACACTACAGACG GTTTTATTTCCAACTTGACCATCCAGAGGCGGTACTTCCCGACTGATGACGACCAGACTGGCGCGGCCAAAGCTCTCCTCCGATTACAAGACACCTACAAACTGGATGCCAACACCATCTCCACAGGAAACCTTCCTG GAGCGAAGCACAAGACTCTCATGACAGCCGAGGACTGTTTCGAGTTGGGAAAGATCGCCTACTCGGACGTGGACTACTACCACACGGAGCTATGGATGGCGCAGGCCCTGAAACAGATCAACGATGGCGAGGAGTCCACCGTGGAGATGGTTACTGTGCTGGACTACCTCAGCTACGCTATCTACCAGCAAGGGGAGTTGGAGCGCGCCCTGGTGTACACCAAGAAGCTCCTTGAACTCG ATCCAGAACATCAGCGGGCCAAAGGCAATGTGAAGTACTTTGAGTTCCAGCTAGAGAAACAGAGAAAGGCGAAAGCAGAGGAAAGTGCCATTGAGAAGGAGCCTGAGAAGAAAGAGGTGCCAGtcaagaaggagaagaagcagaagaaggACAGGAATTCCTTCACTCTAATGCCGGAGAGGAAGAAGTACGAAATGCTGTGTCGCGGGGAGGGCATCAAAATG ACTCCCCGTAGGGAAAGCCGGCTTTTCTGccgttaccatgacaacaatCGCAACCCCTTCTACGTGCTGGGACCGGTCAAGCAGCAAGATGAGTGGGACAGCCCGTACATTGTCCGCTTCCTCAACATCATCTCTGACAAGGAAATCGACAAGGTCAAAGAGCTGGCCAAGCCGAGG TTAAGGCGAGCCACGGTGCATGACCCCCAAACTGGGAAGCTTACTACAGCCCTATACAGAGTCTCCAAGAG TGCTTGGCTCACAGGCTATGAAGATCCCATCATTGAAAAGATTAACCAGAGGATCGAGGATCTCACTGGTTTGGAAATGGACACAGCAGAAGAGCTGCAGGTGGCAAATTACGGCGTCGGCGGTCAGTACGAGCCCCACTTTGACTTCGGAAGG AAAGACGAGCCGGACGCCTTCAAAGAGCTGGGAACGGGCAACCGCATAGCAACGTGGCTCTTCTAC ATGAGTGACGTGGCAGCAGGGGGCGCCACAGTATTCCCAGATGTCGGCGCATCGGTTCAGCCTCAAAAG GGAACTGCAGTGTTCTGGTATAACCTCTTTCCCAGCGGGGAGGGGGACTACAGCACGCGACATGCTGCTTGTCCCGTTTTGGTGGGCAACAAGTGGG TATCAAACAAATGGATTCACGAACGGGGCCAAGAGTGGCGGCGACCATGTGGGCTAAATGAGACTGATTGA
- the p4ha1b gene encoding prolyl 4-hydroxylase subunit alpha-1b isoform X1, with protein MYFIRKLLPCWCFLLLSCQPSLSVQDFYTSIGQMTDLLFTEKDLVTSLKDYIQAEENKLEQIKKWADKLESLTAEAIQDPEGFLGHPVNAFKLMKRLNTEWSDLESLVLSDTTDGFISNLTIQRRYFPTDDDQTGAAKALLRLQDTYKLDANTISTGNLPGAKHKTLMTAEDCFELGKIAYSDVDYYHTELWMAQALKQINDGEESTVEMVTVLDYLSYAIYQQGELERALVYTKKLLELDPEHQRAKGNVKYFEFQLEKQRKAKAEESAIEKEPEKKEVPVKKEKKQKKDRNSFTLMPERKKYEMLCRGEGIKMTPRRESRLFCRYHDNNRNPFYVLGPVKQQDEWDSPYIVRFLNIISDKEIDKVKELAKPRLRRATISNPTTGVLETAPYRISKSAWLTGYEDPIIEKINQRIEDLTGLEMDTAEELQVANYGVGGQYEPHFDFGRKDEPDAFKELGTGNRIATWLFYMSDVAAGGATVFPDVGASVQPQKGTAVFWYNLFPSGEGDYSTRHAACPVLVGNKWVSNKWIHERGQEWRRPCGLNETD; from the exons ATGTATTTTATCAG GAAGCTGCTGCCATGTTGGTGTTTCCTGTTGCTGAGCTGTCAGCCGTCACTGTCAGTCCAGGACTTTTATACCTCCATAG GCCAAATGACAGATCTGTTGTTCACCGAGAAAGACCTGGTCACATCCCTCAAGGACTATATCCAAGCTGAGGAGAACAAGTTGGAGCAGATCAAAAA GTGGGCTGATAAACTGGAATCTTTGACGGCGGAAGCCATACAAGACCCCGAGGGCTTCCTGGGCCACCCGGTCAATGCCTTCAAGCTGATGAAGCGGCTCAACACAGAGTGGAGCGACCTGGAGAGCCTCGTCCTCAGCGACACTACAGACG GTTTTATTTCCAACTTGACCATCCAGAGGCGGTACTTCCCGACTGATGACGACCAGACTGGCGCGGCCAAAGCTCTCCTCCGATTACAAGACACCTACAAACTGGATGCCAACACCATCTCCACAGGAAACCTTCCTG GAGCGAAGCACAAGACTCTCATGACAGCCGAGGACTGTTTCGAGTTGGGAAAGATCGCCTACTCGGACGTGGACTACTACCACACGGAGCTATGGATGGCGCAGGCCCTGAAACAGATCAACGATGGCGAGGAGTCCACCGTGGAGATGGTTACTGTGCTGGACTACCTCAGCTACGCTATCTACCAGCAAGGGGAGTTGGAGCGCGCCCTGGTGTACACCAAGAAGCTCCTTGAACTCG ATCCAGAACATCAGCGGGCCAAAGGCAATGTGAAGTACTTTGAGTTCCAGCTAGAGAAACAGAGAAAGGCGAAAGCAGAGGAAAGTGCCATTGAGAAGGAGCCTGAGAAGAAAGAGGTGCCAGtcaagaaggagaagaagcagaagaaggACAGGAATTCCTTCACTCTAATGCCGGAGAGGAAGAAGTACGAAATGCTGTGTCGCGGGGAGGGCATCAAAATG ACTCCCCGTAGGGAAAGCCGGCTTTTCTGccgttaccatgacaacaatCGCAACCCCTTCTACGTGCTGGGACCGGTCAAGCAGCAAGATGAGTGGGACAGCCCGTACATTGTCCGCTTCCTCAACATCATCTCTGACAAGGAAATCGACAAGGTCAAAGAGCTGGCCAAGCCGAGG CTGCGCAGAGCCACCATCTCCAACCCCACCACGGGAGTGCTGGAGACGGCGCCTTACAGGATCAGTAAAAG TGCTTGGCTCACAGGCTATGAAGATCCCATCATTGAAAAGATTAACCAGAGGATCGAGGATCTCACTGGTTTGGAAATGGACACAGCAGAAGAGCTGCAGGTGGCAAATTACGGCGTCGGCGGTCAGTACGAGCCCCACTTTGACTTCGGAAGG AAAGACGAGCCGGACGCCTTCAAAGAGCTGGGAACGGGCAACCGCATAGCAACGTGGCTCTTCTAC ATGAGTGACGTGGCAGCAGGGGGCGCCACAGTATTCCCAGATGTCGGCGCATCGGTTCAGCCTCAAAAG GGAACTGCAGTGTTCTGGTATAACCTCTTTCCCAGCGGGGAGGGGGACTACAGCACGCGACATGCTGCTTGTCCCGTTTTGGTGGGCAACAAGTGGG TATCAAACAAATGGATTCACGAACGGGGCCAAGAGTGGCGGCGACCATGTGGGCTAAATGAGACTGATTGA
- the si:ch211-248a14.8 gene encoding uncharacterized protein si:ch211-248a14.8: MTLRRMPMCLLSERWRSWRWCSFTLTTFSSNQALKALLPFLCAAVIFLYGLAVGLRSFVAGIFLPQYHYPYAVALCFGQVLSSVFFFNLLHLLGVAPLRRFSRPLAERLLVPSICNSVHAVLAMWAEANSSDSGLFSLVLQPLPLITMGLSFALKLTAPPSGHTLVLVSILTGSSLVCTARHGLSVVEPLEYMYAPLAVMLLSLSLTWLSKVSEADRRFSALDIYYASLVNQCWLLGLLWTLHPEGPLLVLSRASWHSLLFHAYLLAILLLGTLLNFVMVMSALCISPLAAALLHLAGELLQPFVQLLWF, from the exons ATGACCTTGCGCAGAATGCCAATGTGCCTCTTGTCTGAAAG GTGGAGGAGTTGGAGATGGTGTTCCTTCACTCTGACGACCTTCTCCTCCAACCAGGCCCTGAAGGCCCTGCTGCCCTTTCTCTGTGCAGCGGTCATCTTCTTGTATGGCTTGGCCGTCGGGCTCCGCTCGTTTGTGGCCGGCATCTTTCTCCCGCAGTACCACTACCCGTACGCGGTGGCGCTCTGCTTTGGCCAG GTTCTGTCATCAGTGTTCTTCTTCAATCTTCTTCACCTCCTGGGAGTGGCGCCACTGAGGCGGTTCAGTCGTCCACTTGCAGAGCGTCTCTTGGTTCCGTCTATCTGTAACAGCGTCCACGCCGTGCTGGCCATGTGGGCCGAGGCTAACAGCTCCGACTCGGGCCTATTTTCGCTCGTCCTGCAGCCGCTGCCTCTCATCACGATGGGCCTGAGCTTTGCGCTGAAGTTAACAGCGCCGCCCTCTGGCCACACCCTTGTCCTTGTCTCCATCCTGACTGGGTCGTCTCTGGTCTGCACAG CCAGGCATGGTCTATCAGTCGTGGAGCCTCTTGAGTACATGTATGCGCCTTTGGCCGTCATGCTCCTCAGCCTCTCCCTGACTTGGCTGTCTAAAGTGTCCGAGGCCGACCGCCGGTTCTCGGCTTTGGACATCTACTACGCATCGCTGGTCAACCAGTGCTGGCTGCTGGGCCTCCTGTGGACCCTGCACCCGGAAGGCCCCCTGTTGGTGCTGAGTCGGGCCAGCTGGCACAGCCTGCTCTTCCACGCTTACCTGCTGGCCATTTTGCTATTGGGCACGCTCCTCAATTTCGTCATGGTTATGTCGGCGTTGTGCATTTCACCGCTGGCTGCGGCGCTGTTACACTTGGCTGGGGAACTGCTGCAGCCCTTTGTACAGCTGCTGTGGTTTTAG